The Rickettsia endosymbiont of Gonocerus acuteangulatus nucleotide sequence TATCGCCGAGCAGTGTTTGACGTATCAGTTGATCAAGTATTACGAGAAATATGTTTAGAGATAGAAAAGAGATATCAAATAAAATTTTTAGAAATAGGGGTTGATGAAGATCATGTCCATTTTTTGGTACAATCTGTACCAACCTATAGCGTAACAAAAATAGTAACAACAATTAAAAGTGTTACAGCTCGTCAAATATTTAGACAGTGTCCACAGGTAAAGAAACAATTATGGGGTGGAGAATTTTGGACTGATGGATATTTTACGAGTACGGTAGGTAAGCATGGAAATGAGAATATGATAGGAAAATACGTAAAAAACCAAGGCAAGGAATATCAGAAACTGCATGAGGA carries:
- the tnpA gene encoding IS200/IS605 family transposase, yielding MSKYIHKSHNVTVLLYHMVFPAKYRRAVFDVSVDQVLREICLEIEKRYQIKFLEIGVDEDHVHFLVQSVPTYSVTKIVTTIKSVTARQIFRQCPQVKKQLWGGEFWTDGYFTSTVGKHGNENMIGKYVKNQGKEYQKLHEDHQLAFF